aatccagccagagtgaggatatccaacaattggaattgatcacctgcaacctgcattcagaatgactatcAGTGTAAGGAAGATTGAATAAGGAGACTACCtaaatcatctaaactggaaaaaccatctcagtaactggtgcaataaatccaactactaacagattggattagttttgaaaaatgtatgttatttatcttcgtgtgtagaataatagtaatcaacaaatcaatgtacatgcaataagacagatattgaaacaaacaattctgaaactcaacctgcaatagagcatgctgggaaatataatAATGATGGGCGTAGTTTTGAGTGTTTTACTTTACACAGAGTAAAAATGACACAATCACactcaactctggttattaacaccaacactatGGTTATTTTACACCTCTGAGTGTTAagttaatttaactcctgaatcaacactatacatgttacagggaaaaatcaacactaggtaaaactggccaatttgctgtgtaccaTACAATAATTACCAGTCCCCTGGTGCCCTTTGGTAAACAAGCTCATTGATTTTGTTCACATGCCTGCCTATAAAATAAGAAATATATGTTGGTAATGGTTGACAGTTACTCCAAATGGATTGAAGTGTTCCCCACATCGAGTGATATATGtgtattgctgttgttgttttcttaGTTTTTGTTTTGCTTCAAtaacaaatctcaccagattgggtctgctgaaTGGTTGGGATTTCTCCCTAAGGATTAGCCCTCTAACTTCCTGACCTGTAACTCTGCAGTGAGATCGCCAAGATGATAGGGGAGTACAAGCCAATTTGGGGGAAAGAAAATGGTTTcaactgtgtgttgttatttgTTTAGAAATCTGTATTAAGAATATTGGTAgtagtaataatttgtcatacagtaaatcatctgtctggatttcctgaatcaggtagtagtaataatttgtcatacagtaaataatttgtctggatttcctgaatcagaaatgcccTAAACTAAACTGGTCTGGTCTGTCCTCTCTCGAGGTTATGTCGAAAGTGACCACAGATGGTGTCTAGATGCATGGAAGGGATCATTTCACCAAGAACCTCCCCCTAACCTAATGCAGCAATGGCGAAAATGGCGTTCAATATGGTCCTTCACCACTTCTACCTTgagacctgagtccgagccagcaaccagtcgaagctatcaactgccatttctctcatgccttttctctcaggagtgcgacatgagtccacgtggagtgagcatggagagatCCCATCCAAACTTCTTTCATGCTGCTGGTGTACTGGTAGGAAAATGGACAAGACATAATGGACTGTAAAGGACAGTGGTGGCTCAGGTGAGAGACACAGCTGGTTCACTTATTTCCTTTTATTCTCCTACTCTCTGCTTAATTAAATCACAGAGAATAATAATTTGAAAGACAAATCATGGCAAAAATATCCACTATGTCTACTGTTTATGTAAAATGATTAAGGGAATACCAGATACATGCACAAATATTCCCATTTAGGTACAGTTTAAAACATTCTCACACCTATCTTTTTACACTTATCAGATTACTCAAACTCCTGATGTtaaagtttaaacactgaggtaaACACTAATGCTCGGTCACTATTTAAAATAAAGGAAAAAATACGATAAAAAAGCTTATTCAGATTCAGAAGGGTTCTATGTAGAACTCTTCTTACCTTCCCAATATCAAAACCTATGCATAATGGATGAAGTATGACTTGAGTTACTGTGCATAAGGCAGTTACTGTGCAAAGTATAACTTTTATATGACCTTTACTGTCCATAAGGCGGGCCAGACCCTTACATcaatatatactgaacagaaatataaacacaacatgtaaagtgttggtcccaagtttcatgagctgaaataaaagatcccagaaattttagATACGctcaaaaagcgtatttctctcaaatgttgtgcacaaatttgtttacatccctgttagtgagcatttctcctttgtaaagttaatccatccacctgacaggtgtggcatgtcaagaatctgattaaccagcatggtcattacacaagtgcaccttgtgctggggacagtaaaaggccactctaaaatgtgcagtttcgtcacagaacacaatgccacagatgtctcaagttttgagggagcttgcaattggcatgctgactgcaggaatgtccaccagagttgttgccagagaatctaatgttaatttctctaccataagctgcctccaatgtcgttttagggaatttggcagtgcgtccaaccggcctcacaaccgcagacctcatgtaaccacgccagcccaggacctccatatctgacttcttcacctgcgggatcgtctgagaccaaccacccggacagctgatgaaactgaggagtatttatgtctgtaataaagctatTTTGTGGGGaagaactcattctgattgactgcgcccctgcccagtcatgagaaatccatagattagggcctaatacatttatttcaattgactgatttccttctatgaactgtaactcagtaaaatcattgaaattgttgcatttatatttttttctgtaTAGTTCCTTTGCTGGTCTCACCTTCATCGTCGTCAAAGGTGTTGCAGTAGGAATCAAGGAATATATTACAGAAATCCCTTTCTGAGTCAAACATAGATTGCCTCAAGGTCTTGAACTTTGAGGGGCATACTGGATAGCAAAACAAACAGAAAAGGTACACAGGATGTTATAAGGATCTCCTCAGTGCCCCTAGGACCTCTGTCGAGCCTTACGAACAAAAAGGTCCCTAGTCTAGTAATTATGGTTCAAGCAGTATCATTTTACCATGACCTGCAGCAATCTATCTTTGTCACTACATAATTCATATATAAATACTGCATAATGTAGGCAATGTCCAGTTGCAAACCACACATGACTAATGCAGTTAATAATACACTCCACTGATGTTTCATGAATGAGCTAGCATTTGTTAAAAACATATCTACTTTGTATCTTACCGTATGAGTGACTCGGACGTCAATGCACAAGCTGCTAAATCACAGATTTAAAAtctttatttttgtttttgtatttatttgtttgttgtttATGCAAGTTCTGATGGCTTCTCTACCACTTCTGTGGTGTTTGACTGTAGAGTAAGGATCCATACACTGGATACAGTTTCTCCTGAGAGGTGTTTATACACATCATTGGTTACTTGCTATTTACCTGTCATGCATCACATGACTTACCTGAGGCTAATTCACAGGTTCAGATATTGGAGCTATGGTAATTCTTATTAATGCAGGCTATATGCATCACACCACCTGAGGAAAACTGTGTGTCAATCAGAATGCATTATGTGCTGCTCTTGGAGTTTATTaaaaatgtttttactttgtAAAGATTAAATAATCAAGATTAAAGGAATATTGCTATATTTATTTACACAACAATCTGTTTAAGCAGTTGGTTCAATGATATATTGAAGCTGGCAGCTGTTGTATGAATGAGGTACAATAAAACTCGAGCCAAAAAGCATGCAAAAAAAGCTTTCAtccaaaaatctaacaggaaaaATACCCAAATATACATCTTCTTCCTATCCGTCTGCCATCCATCATGACATTGCAGTGAACCCCTCCATATGATACAGGCCATCGAGGCAGAGTATGTGAGGCCGTACCAAGTTAAGGATGGGGCTACGAGGGGCTCCGGCCAGGCAAAAGGCCTCATCCACAAGCAGTCCCCAGCCTCGTAGAGTCTTCAGGGCActggcacacacatccctggagCTCCACACTGTCATCAGGCCGGTGCAGAGGGGGCTGCCCTCCAACCCAaatctcctcctcatctctcccagcAACACGGTAAACTCTTTCATTGAACCCTTGAGTACAGACAGCAATACTTTAATTTAGTGAGAGAGCAAGTAATTAATACAACTCACATATAGTAAGTGCATTATCAATGGAAACCCATACAGCATTGTATACACTGCTAAAAAGAAAAGGCTTTGCGGTTCTATATTGAACCTTTTTGAAGGTAAGCCATTGAACCCGTTTTGGTTCTATATAGCCATGTCTTCTAGAAGGGTAGGACAGGTATGTTGTTATACTATAACTACTGTACCTTTGCAGTTTTAAAACCCTGGAGCTGGGTCTCGGTGAAGCCCTGTTCTCTTAGGTCATGCAGCATCTCCTCTGAGGATCCAATCACGTCTCCTGAGAACACCATTTTGAGCTGATCCACTGTCTGATGATGTGGGTCTGTCTGACAGTACAGTAGGGCTGCTGGAACACCTGACACAATGGCCAAAGAAACAGGGGAATTTAACTGTTGGAttgagagggagatagagattgtgtgtgtgtgtgtgtgtgagagagtgagagaggggtacTTAATTAAAACATTTACGATAACAAATGTTCAAATTAAGGTTTGTTTCTGAGTTCATGTAAGACTTCGAAACACCATACCTTTTTGTAAGGCCTTGCACACATCATTAGTATCCGTTGACAGGAACAGTTTCACATTGTATGATTGCAGGGTCTCAATGGAATCCTCCTTGTTGCAGAAGCAAAATCTGCCAATATCAAGACCTTTTGGGGAATACAAGAAATACAAAATAGTGATTCATCTTACATACAGTATCTTGTTGTGTACTCACCCATACCCCTATTGTAGGCCTAATTCAGAGTGTATGCCATACCATAATGTTTTGCACTGGCAATGATCCTTGAGTGTTTTTCTTCATGGTCATTGGACAGCAGAATCACATCAAACAGCAATGTCTCATCAGAATTCATGGTCAGCAGTCTTTCATTCACTACCTGGATGGCCTGAGGAGGATGAAAGCATGCAAAGCCATAGAAATATAGTTAGGCCAACTATATTTCTGTAAAGACTGTAATTCCATTTATATGTgcataaccattttaaatgtaacTTTGTAATATTGCTACCCGTGCATACATTATGTGTGCTTAAAACAATGAATGTTCACCTTGATGAAAGAAAAAGCATCTCCCTTTCTCAAAGGTTCTGTTGCTCCATGGACTTGCTCAGCTTCTGGGTAAAATATTGCGTTTGATGACACTGCAACAACCACAGCCTGAGCTGTGTCTCTCTAGAGACAGAAATAAACATCCAATAACATTGCTCAAACATGGACGTATACAAGTCGTTTTTCTGTTGATTATTATGAAAAGACCGTTTTGCCGCAGGATATGTGGCATGACGTTGTCTCACCTGCTTGACATCGGGGTTGCGCACCATCGCAACCATCCTGCTTGATAAAGCGGAAGAGAGAAAAGTTTGAAAAATAATAACGCAAAAAATCTCCAAACTCTCTAAAGTTGTTTAACCTTGAAAACGAAAGTACAATGCGAATTGACTTTCAGGAATTCTTTAGAAGGCATTTGTTCTTGCAAAATGGTCTATTTGGATAGGCTATAATGACAAACTTCAACATATGTTGAACAAATTATGCAGAATAAAGAACCATTTCAACCAGTTCCCTTTTGTCTGAGCGAGTTCCGTCAGATTGCCCTACCTTTCTATAGAGTGTTTTTCCGTACAAAATCCCCCAGATACTTATCCAATACTGCCACCCGCTGTACAGGAGTAGTAGGACTAGCAAAACTACACAAAGTATGAGATTATCCCCTAAAAATGTGATATTTGTACTCCAAACAATATTTCAGCTAAACCATATTTGATATTGATTGGATGTATTTGTGTTGATGTAATCAACCATCAACTGTGTTGTTTATTTGTCATGGAAAACATATTTGTAAATTGCATATTTATAAAACCAAGAGGACATAAAAACTTGATGAGTCCATCAATAGAGCACATTTGTAATTTGAATACTGGAAAGTAATGAGATAAATATAAATAGTTAATGAGATGATAGGAGGGGTGACCATTGACTCATGGAAGGACGGTTGTCACTTTGCACAGTGGTGTAACAGAACCATTTTTTATGCAAATATTATGTCAATGTAAAAATTGGTTGTGTTTACTCTTGCTTTCCCTCCAAGATGTTATTTGATACTCTACTGTAGAAGGCTATTACCCCATGTGTATAAAACATATCCAGACTACTATGCTATTTCCTATTCAATCGAATGTCTCTCCTCTTCTAATCCTGAGATGGAGCCAAGCATTCCAATGTTGTACGTGTTccctgacacgcacacacacacacacacacacacacacacacactgtgtggtGTCACTGTGTGTACATGACGTGTGGTAGTCACTGCCTCTGTTACATGTGTTAGGGAAATACATCAAAGTTTCccacagtggaggctggtgggaggagctataggagggcgggctcattgtaatggctggaatggaataaatcgAACAGAGTCGAACAtgggtttccatatgtttgatgtgtttgataccgttccattgattccattccagtcattacaatgagcccatcctcctatagctcatccCACTAGCCTCCTCTGGCTTCCTACCATACCTATCTACAagttgtaacaaaatgtggggaagGGATGATTGGGATCAACACACATCATTGGAATAAAAAGTTCTGGGAAAAAAACGTATCTGTTATCATTGCACAAAAAGTCAAGCAATATACCAGTGCAATATTTACACATTTACAAGAAACCCACTCAAGCCTCTCCAAAAATCGCTTATCACGTGACTGtctaatatactttttttttgttgttgtaatatagGTAAAACCATGGGTGTGTCATTCTGGAAATGTCTTTGTTGTGTTACTCATTAAGTATACTGACACATGCATCAACTCTGTGAATAGATTAcctaaatgtgtgtgtttgtaaagtgTAAACACTGTATGGCTGAAGATTGAGTACTTGAACACTACAGAATGATGTGTTTAAAACAGAATACACAGCTTATTGTGTTGTTTAATACTAGTAACAAGTATCTGTAACATAGGTCACTCAAAAATTGTATTCTAAATGAAACTGTGATACTGCAGTTGGAACAATATTAAAGACTACAGCCTGACTAAGTTGGCCTTAATCTATTTAGTAATGAACTATGCAAAATGCATATTGGTATAAGCAGAAGAATAACTATGTATCTTTCCCATGCGATCACGTCTTCTTCTCACTGATCAAACACTTCATACAGAACGTTTATGGACTGATCCAGCAACTTTCAGACTTTCAGGGCGAAGTGACTTCCTTCCCCTCATTTGTTGTTATCCTGTAACTCCCTCTTGCTGGAGAACTGCATGGATGACGGATAGAGTAATACAGTCTTCAAGTAGGCTACATTAATAAGGATACAAACTACATTGGTACTGAAACAGTGAGTGTTAACTCTGTGTTTACGTATATGTTTTCCTATATTGTAAAACTGTATTCTGTCAGAATATAGGTATCTATTGATTCCGTTTTTTTGGGCTGTTGTATGGTTGTTGGTTGTGTTCATGTGGATAAAGACTCAAGCTCTTGTGATACAAGTTCTTGTGGTACTTTGTCTTTCCACTTTTGTTCTAACATTCAAATAATGTGAACTGTATTTACTACACAGCAAATGCTCCAgggttaaatcaacactgagagtGTTAAATTGAACACTGTTCCAGTGTCTATACAGgtccacacttttcagtgttaaattaacacactgcttagttTAAAGCCTTATTTGCAGATTTCCCAAAGTGCCTTTCAATCAATTGTAGAGTTACCGTCCGTGACTGTatttgctagtgacagagacatggttgttgcattcattcattttcagttgtttggccttcaccaagtgagatcctaagtgaatatattatcattaaaatgcaattcttTAAGACAATATAATAcgtatttcataaggccttattttgagggcctagttttaatctaatacagtggcctgaaactcatggtttacaggccacatcaggcctgcaagtcacattatgcttgCCAGTgtggggatatccaacatttAGATGTTTCTTCCcaccgcaacctgcattcagaacgACTGCCAGGGTCAGGAAGACTAagatatgagactacctaaagcatctaaactggaacaaccattttagTAATGGTGCAATAAATGAAGTAACACATTGGATTAGTATTAATCAATCtgtgtacatgcaaaaacacagatattgaaacaaacaattcaaaaatcaacctgcaaaagagcatgctgggaaatatgatactgatgggtgtggttttggtTCAACACTGGTTATTAATGCCAACACTGGGGTTCTTTAACACCAATGAGTGTAAATTTAACACTTACATAGTTAaattaactcctgaatcaaccattacactgaaaaatcaacactaggtaacactggccaatttgctgtgtacatGTAAAGTAAAGAAATGTAATCCCCTGTGCTATGGCCATTTTGTCTAAAATAATGTTATCAGGGTGTGCAGCACACCCTCTTTTAATGGGCTACTGCCTGTGTGGAGCTGTCATCACTCCACTCTGCAGTTGTTTAACAATGGTTATGGCTAAGTATCCACTCTCCTTTGTAATGGCAACCACGTTTTTGCAAGCAGAGGCACAATGCTTTTAAAGAATGGATGTTAAGAAAGAATGGGTGGGGGGTGTAACTTTAGTTTGAAAATAGTATCAACATCAAAGCTATGATCTCACAACAATTATCTTTAAACCTTTAAAAAAATGGTATAAGGCAATGAAAATGATTAGTGCTTTATCTAACCAGAAGAGGCTGCTGTGGAGCAACACTACAGTAGCTGTGTTAAAGTAGCAGTTGCTGTCAGCAGACCTGAGCTATGAATTACCCAAATTGCTTTTCCTCATTGCCTGTTTTTGCTGTTTCCTCTCGATTCTAGGTCTCAGCTATTCACCCTATACATACATCATGTTTCCTAAAACCCCATTAGCAAACAGCAACATAAgccctaccactactaataaaaAAACTACTGCCAGCCCCACTAACGCCGCACTCGGGTTCATAGACCAGCTGCTGAACAAGATTCCCTGTGAGTAAACCTGTAACCGCACACACCTCTCCCACCACTCAttctcccccacccccaccacacctctcccacctctccctccacctccctttccaccccctccacctccctcttccacctccctcttcctcctccacccccccataCTCTCCTGAGTGGGCACCCCTACGCTGCCCCCCATCTGTCCCACTTTCAACAGACATGGCCGGGTAGAGCGGCCTGCCTGCCCGGGCACCTGCTTCCATGTGTCATATCTAATTACACTCCAAGCGCACATTTCTTAGCTCTCCATTTTCACTTGTTATATACGTTTATATCTCCTTCATCCGGCTGGCTGTGCTCTTGCTGCATGATTCAGATGTGTGAGACAACTTGACTACACTGACTCTCAGGACTCTGCAGCTAGGGGCTGCTGCTGTCAAATAAATGCAAGGCAAATGTGTTCAAATAGCTCTCCATTTCTACTTGTTACAAGTTTCTCTCTCCTTAATCTTGCTGGCTGTGCTCTTGCCTCATGCTTCAGAAGTGTGTCATAATGAGACAAACTGCTGTCTTT
The sequence above is a segment of the Coregonus clupeaformis isolate EN_2021a chromosome 19, ASM2061545v1, whole genome shotgun sequence genome. Coding sequences within it:
- the LOC121531298 gene encoding cytosolic 5'-nucleotidase 1A produces the protein MVAMVRNPDVKQRDTAQAVVVAVSSNAIFYPEAEQVHGATEPLRKGDAFSFIKAIQVVNERLLTMNSDETLLFDVILLSNDHEEKHSRIIASAKHYGLDIGRFCFCNKEDSIETLQSYNVKLFLSTDTNDVCKALQKGVPAALLYCQTDPHHQTVDQLKMVFSGDVIGSSEEMLHDLREQGFTETQLQGFKTAKGSMKEFTVLLGEMRRRFGLEGSPLCTGLMTVWSSRDVCASALKTLRGWGLLVDEAFCLAGAPRSPILNLVRPHILCLDGLYHMEGFTAMS